The following are from one region of the Salvia splendens isolate huo1 chromosome 2, SspV2, whole genome shotgun sequence genome:
- the LOC121766925 gene encoding uncharacterized protein LOC121766925 yields MDIPEHTSSRREGSAAPHNSSTAEASDTPVASSRGSQPIHRQVEQEVQGLEMRPRGKNFKELRKMGAVDFVGTTDPAEAEIWLKRTERVFNQMGCITEERFDYAVSLLQGDAYYWWETVPRAMIHPPVLSWDDFLREFSDKYMPPVYRDEKQREFLSLKQGSISVADYEVKFTQLSRYASALLPTEQDKCRRFEEGLIYEIRSKITPSDFRTYNDLRAAAIRAERLVKERHVYIQRQKRGPPEYRGESSSNISKRPSSFSSASSFSRGGKLGQRGGRAPPFSYEWGRGSGVTARARPLCVHCGRPHTGECRLIIGGCFHCGQQGHYYRECPLRPNMISSGRAATEPTVQNVRPAASSASNNRGRGRGQTMSASIRKK; encoded by the coding sequence ATGGATATTCCTGAACATACGTCATCGAGGAGAGAAGGGTCAGCCGCCCCGCATAATTCATCAACTGCAGAAGCATCTGATACACCTGTTGCATCATCTCGGGGTAGCCAGCCAATACATAGGCAGGTTGAACAAGAAGTACAGGGGCTAGAAATGAGACCAAGGGGTAAAAATTTTAAAGAACTACGAAAGATGGGAGCCGTTGACTTTGTTGGGACTACTGATCCTGCCGAGGCTgagatatggttgaagaggaCAGAGCGTGTGTTTAATCAGATGGGTTGTATTACAGAAGAACGTTTTGATTATGCAGTGTCTCTTCTTCAGGGCGATGCTTACTATTGGTGGGAGACTGTCCCACGAGCTATGATACATCCTCCAGTACTCAGTTGGGATGACTTCTTGAGAGAGTTCAGTGATAAGTATATGCCACCAGTGTATCGTGATGAGAAGCAAAGAGAGTTTTTGTCCCTTAAACAAGGATCTATATCAGTTGCAGATTATGAAGTGAAGTTTACTCAGCTTTCTCGTTATGCATCGGCATTGCTACCTACAGAACAAGATAAGTGCAGACGTTTTGAAGAAGGATTGATATACGAGATAAGAAGCAAAATCACACCTTCAGACTTTCGTACTTATAATGATCTACGTGCAGCAGCTATACGAGCAGAAAGACTAGTGAAAGAAAGACATGTGTATATTCAAAGACAAAAGAGGGGACCACCGGAGTATAGGGGTGAATCAAGCTCGAACATTTCAAAAAGGCCTAGTTCTTTTTCTTCGGCATCGAGTTTCAGTAGAGGAGGTAAATTGGGTCAAAGAGGCGGACGTGCACCACCTTTTAGTTATGAGTGGGGACGAGGATCTGGTGTGACAGCACGTGCACGACCTTTATGCGTGCACTGTGGACGACCACATACAGGAGAGTGTCGACTAATTATAGGAGGTTGCTTTCACTGCGGTCAACAAGGACACTATTATAGGGAATGCCCACTTCGGCCTAACATGATATCGAGTGGAAGAGCAGCGACGGAACCAACAGTACAGAATGTGCGACCCGCAGCATCGAGTGCAAGTAATAATCGAGGTCGTGGAAGAGGACAGACTATGAGTGCAAGTattagaaagaaatga
- the LOC121780087 gene encoding uncharacterized protein LOC121780087 translates to MDIPEHTLSRREGSAAPHNSSTAEASDTPVASSRGSQPIHRQVEQEVQGLEMRPRGKNFKELRKMGAVDFVGTTDPAEAEIWLKRTERVFNQMGCITEERFDYAVSLLQGDAYYWWETVPRAMIHPPVLSWDDFLREFSDKYMPPVYRDEKQREFLSLKQGSISVADYEVKFTQLSRYASALLPTEQDKCRRFEEGLIYEIRSKITPSDFRTYNDLRAAAIRAERLVKERHVYIQRQKRGPPEYRGESSSNISKRPSSFSSASSFSRGGKLGQRGGRAPPFSYEWGRGSGVTVRARPLCVHCGRPHTGECRLIIGGCFHCGQQGHYYRECPLRPNMISSGRAATEPTVQNVRPAASSASNNRGRGRGQTMSASIRKK, encoded by the coding sequence ATGGATATTCCTGAACATACGTTATCGAGGAGAGAAGGGTCAGCCGCCCCGCATAATTCATCAACTGCAGAAGCATCTGATACACCTGTTGCATCATCTCGGGGTAGCCAGCCAATACATAGGCAGGTTGAACAAGAAGTACAGGGGCTAGAAATGAGACCAAGGGGTAAAAATTTTAAAGAACTACGAAAGATGGGAGCCGTTGACTTTGTTGGGACTACTGATCCTGCCGAGGCTgagatatggttgaagaggaCAGAGCGTGTGTTTAATCAGATGGGTTGTATTACAGAAGAACGTTTTGATTATGCAGTGTCTCTTCTTCAGGGCGATGCTTACTATTGGTGGGAGACTGTCCCACGAGCTATGATACATCCTCCAGTACTCAGTTGGGATGACTTCTTGAGAGAGTTCAGTGATAAGTATATGCCACCAGTGTATCGTGATGAGAAGCAAAGAGAGTTTTTGTCCCTTAAACAAGGATCTATATCAGTTGCAGATTATGAAGTGAAGTTTACTCAGCTTTCTCGTTATGCATCGGCATTGCTACCTACAGAACAAGATAAGTGCAGACGTTTTGAAGAAGGATTGATATACGAGATAAGAAGCAAAATCACACCTTCAGACTTTCGTACTTATAATGATCTACGTGCAGCAGCTATACGAGCAGAAAGACTAGTGAAAGAAAGACATGTGTATATTCAAAGACAAAAGAGGGGACCACCGGAGTATAGGGGTGAATCAAGCTCGAACATTTCAAAAAGGCCTAGTTCTTTTTCTTCGGCATCGAGTTTCAGTAGAGGAGGTAAATTGGGTCAAAGAGGCGGACGTGCACCACCTTTTAGTTATGAGTGGGGACGAGGATCTGGTGTGACAGTACGTGCACGACCTTTATGCGTGCACTGTGGACGACCACATACAGGAGAGTGTCGACTAATTATAGGAGGTTGCTTTCACTGCGGTCAACAAGGACACTATTATAGGGAATGCCCACTTCGGCCTAACATGATATCGAGTGGAAGAGCAGCGACGGAACCAACAGTACAGAATGTGCGACCCGCAGCATCGAGTGCAAGTAATAATCGAGGTCGTGGAAGAGGACAGACTATGAGTGCAAGTattagaaagaaatga
- the LOC121792914 gene encoding uncharacterized protein LOC121792914, with product MDIPEHTSSRREGSAAPHNSSTAEASDTPVASSRGSQPIHRQVEQEVQGLEMRPRGKNFKELRKMGAVDFVGTTDPAEAEIWLKRTERVFNQMGCITEERFDYAVSLLQGDAYYWWETVPRAMIHPPVLSWDDFLREFSDKYMPPVYRDEKQREFLSLKQGSISVADYEVKFTQLSRYASALLPTEQDKCRRFEEGLIYEIRSKITPSDFRTYNDLRAAVIRAERLVKERHVYIQRQKRGPPEYRGESSSNISKRPSSFSSASSFSRGGKLGQRGGRAPPFSYEWGRGSGVTARARPLCVHCGRPHTGECRLIIGGCFHCGQQGHYYRECPLRPNMISSGRAATEPTVQNVRPAASSASNNRGRGRGQTMSASIRKK from the coding sequence ATGGATATTCCTGAACATACGTCATCGAGGAGAGAAGGGTCAGCCGCCCCGCATAATTCATCAACTGCAGAAGCATCTGATACACCTGTTGCATCATCTCGGGGTAGCCAGCCAATACATAGGCAGGTTGAACAAGAAGTACAGGGGCTAGAAATGAGACCAAGGGGTAAAAATTTTAAAGAACTACGAAAGATGGGAGCCGTTGACTTTGTTGGGACTACTGATCCTGCCGAGGCTgagatatggttgaagaggaCAGAGCGTGTGTTTAATCAGATGGGTTGTATTACAGAAGAACGTTTTGATTATGCAGTGTCTCTTCTTCAGGGCGATGCTTACTATTGGTGGGAGACTGTCCCACGAGCTATGATACATCCTCCAGTACTCAGTTGGGATGACTTCTTGAGAGAGTTCAGTGATAAGTATATGCCACCAGTGTATCGTGATGAGAAGCAAAGAGAGTTTTTGTCCCTTAAACAAGGATCTATATCAGTTGCAGATTATGAAGTGAAGTTTACTCAGCTTTCTCGTTATGCATCGGCATTGCTACCTACAGAACAAGATAAGTGCAGACGTTTTGAAGAAGGATTGATATACGAGATAAGAAGCAAAATCACACCTTCAGACTTTCGTACTTATAATGATCTACGTGCAGCAGTTATACGAGCAGAAAGACTAGTGAAAGAAAGACATGTGTATATTCAAAGACAAAAGAGGGGACCACCGGAGTATAGGGGTGAATCAAGCTCGAACATTTCAAAAAGGCCTAGTTCTTTTTCTTCGGCATCGAGTTTCAGTAGAGGAGGTAAATTGGGTCAAAGAGGCGGACGTGCACCACCTTTTAGTTATGAGTGGGGACGAGGATCTGGTGTGACAGCACGTGCACGACCTTTATGCGTGCACTGTGGACGACCACATACAGGAGAGTGTCGACTAATTATAGGAGGTTGCTTTCACTGCGGTCAACAAGGACACTATTATAGGGAATGCCCACTTCGGCCTAACATGATATCGAGTGGAAGAGCAGCGACGGAACCAACAGTACAGAATGTGCGACCCGCAGCATCGAGTGCAAGTAATAATCGAGGTCGTGGAAGAGGACAGACTATGAGTGCAAGTattagaaagaaatga
- the LOC121780096 gene encoding uncharacterized protein LOC121780096 has product MDIPEHTSSRREGSAAPHNSSTAEASDTPVASSRGSQPIHRQVEQEVQGLEMRPRGKNFKELRKMGAVDFVGTTDPAEAEIWLKRTELSLLQGDAYYWWETVPRAMIHPPVLSWDDFLREFSDKYMPPVYRDEKQREFLSLKQGSISVADYEVKFTQLSRYASQLYEQKD; this is encoded by the exons ATGGATATTCCTGAACATACGTCATCGAGGAGAGAAGGGTCAGCCGCCCCGCATAATTCATCAACTGCAGAAGCATCTGATACACCTGTTGCATCATCTCGGGGTAGCCAGCCAATACATAGGCAGGTTGAACAAGAAGTACAGGGGCTAGAAATGAGACCAAGGGGTAAAAATTTTAAAGAACTACGAAAGATGGGAGCCGTTGACTTTGTTGGGACTACTGATCCTGCCGAGGCTgagatatggttgaagaggaCAGAGC TGTCTCTTCTTCAGGGCGATGCTTACTATTGGTGGGAGACTGTCCCACGAGCTATGATACATCCTCCAGTACTCAGTTGGGATGACTTCTTGAGAGAGTTCAGTGATAAGTATATGCCACCAGTGTATCGTGATGAGAAGCAAAGAGAGTTTTTGTCCCTTAAACAAGGATCTATATCAGTTGCAGATTATGAAGTGAAGTTTACTCAGCTTTCTCGTTATGCATCG CAGCTATACGAGCAGAAAGACTAG